From Gimesia panareensis, the proteins below share one genomic window:
- a CDS encoding iron-containing alcohol dehydrogenase: MNYDFFAPRQIHFGWDRFQEVGTLAASLGTRALIISGSRSLESNGVLEELQSLLSRAGITSEHIRTISHEPEVKDVDHVTNILQHHSHGAGDFLIGIGGGSGIDLAKACSAMITNRESETVLDYLEGVGQGLQLTEEPLPLMAIPTTAGTGSEATKNAVISSYAPAFKKSLRSPEMIPDLILCDPKLACSVPPEITARTGMDAITQLLESYISSRAQPLPQALSLQGLKLAIPALPLAVEDGSSRTARENMAHAALLSGIALANSGLGMAHGVAPPLGTHCRIPHGLACAVMLPVTLRANRSVCETQYAEIARHLDPGLTLSDAEAADAFIDQIQALNDQIGIPRTLSELGVTPEQIPDLVAGSRGNSMRGNPREIPDEELTQILQGLL, from the coding sequence ATGAACTACGATTTCTTTGCTCCCCGCCAGATTCATTTCGGCTGGGATCGATTTCAGGAAGTGGGCACGCTGGCTGCATCCCTGGGTACCCGGGCGCTGATCATTTCCGGCTCGCGATCACTGGAATCCAACGGTGTGCTCGAGGAATTACAATCGCTCCTCTCCCGGGCCGGCATCACCAGCGAACACATTCGCACGATCTCACACGAACCGGAAGTGAAAGACGTCGACCACGTCACCAATATTCTGCAGCACCACAGCCACGGGGCTGGCGATTTCCTTATCGGCATCGGCGGCGGGTCGGGCATCGATCTCGCCAAAGCCTGTTCCGCGATGATCACTAACCGGGAAAGTGAAACCGTCCTGGATTACCTGGAAGGTGTCGGGCAGGGGCTGCAACTCACAGAAGAACCACTACCGCTTATGGCCATCCCCACTACGGCAGGGACCGGCAGTGAAGCCACCAAAAACGCGGTCATCTCCAGCTACGCCCCCGCTTTCAAAAAAAGCCTGCGTTCCCCAGAGATGATTCCCGATCTGATCCTCTGTGATCCGAAACTCGCCTGCTCGGTCCCCCCGGAAATCACGGCCCGGACCGGCATGGATGCGATCACCCAATTGCTGGAGAGCTATATCTCCAGTCGCGCCCAGCCGCTCCCGCAGGCACTCAGCCTGCAGGGGCTCAAGCTCGCGATCCCCGCACTCCCTCTAGCCGTGGAAGATGGCTCTTCCCGTACGGCACGGGAAAACATGGCCCATGCAGCGCTGCTGTCAGGCATCGCACTGGCTAATTCAGGTCTGGGCATGGCACACGGCGTCGCGCCTCCACTGGGGACTCACTGCCGTATTCCGCACGGCCTCGCCTGTGCCGTCATGCTCCCCGTCACACTCAGGGCCAATCGCTCCGTCTGCGAAACACAATACGCGGAAATCGCGCGGCACCTCGATCCGGGACTGACGCTTTCAGATGCCGAAGCCGCCGATGCTTTCATTGACCAGATCCAGGCCTTAAACGATCAGATCGGAATTCCCCGCACACTTTCCGAACTCGGTGTCACCCCTGAGCAGATCCCCGATCTGGTCGCCGGTTCCCGGGGCAACAGCATGCGCGGCAACCCCCGCGAAATCCCGGACGAGGAACTCACTCAGATCCTGCAGGGGCTGCTTTAA
- a CDS encoding FHA domain-containing protein, with translation MKIHLISDHPDLQDIEVSVDELPIVMGRSNSCALRVLDPMMSRHQCELSFQNNSVRVRDLESTNGTIVNSETVHEAPLYPGDILTVGMANYVVSYYDGDGQENFEESYFSENSV, from the coding sequence ATGAAAATTCATCTTATCAGTGATCATCCCGATTTACAGGATATCGAGGTCAGTGTTGATGAGTTACCCATCGTGATGGGAAGAAGTAACAGCTGTGCATTGCGCGTGCTGGATCCAATGATGAGCCGCCACCAGTGCGAGTTGTCGTTCCAGAATAATTCCGTGCGAGTCCGCGACCTCGAGTCGACCAACGGCACGATTGTGAATTCAGAAACCGTGCATGAAGCCCCGCTTTACCCCGGCGACATTCTGACGGTGGGGATGGCTAATTATGTAGTCAGCTACTATGATGGCGATGGCCAGGAAAACTTCGAAGAGAGTTACTTCTCCGAGAATTCAGTTTAG
- a CDS encoding DUF3419 family protein: MIAERISRKSFQWVHQGNLVYNTCWEDPRLDREALQLGPDDEVLVITSAGCNALDYLLDEPRQVHAVDMNPKQNALLELKLAAIRNLEFEDFFDLFGRGHSARWEHLYGQKLRCELSVLTRKYWDRHGDFFSNEGKRPSFYFRGSSGLFAWMVNGYIDRVAKIREDINSLLAAQDIDEQTSIYQARNLNEQLWTRMIKWWMRRDLTLSMLGVPRAQRTQIDQGYPGGIVQFVIDRIETVFTNRSLQDNYFWRVYLTGSYEPDCCPEYLKPENFERLKGGLVDRISVNTNTVEGFLQQHPGTISRYVLLDHMDWMAGAQPQLLQSEWQAIVDRAAEQTRIIWRSAGMEVDFIDPLQVQHRGQTTRVGELLSYQNQLADELHQRDRVNTYGSFYIADLQV; this comes from the coding sequence ATGATTGCAGAACGAATCAGTCGTAAGAGTTTTCAGTGGGTTCACCAGGGAAACCTGGTTTATAACACATGTTGGGAGGACCCCCGCCTGGATCGCGAAGCGTTACAGCTGGGACCGGACGACGAAGTGCTGGTGATCACTTCTGCAGGCTGCAATGCACTGGATTATCTGCTGGATGAGCCGCGGCAGGTGCACGCCGTCGATATGAACCCCAAGCAGAACGCGTTGCTGGAACTGAAACTGGCGGCGATTCGCAACCTGGAATTCGAAGACTTCTTTGATCTGTTCGGGCGAGGTCATTCCGCACGCTGGGAGCACCTCTACGGGCAGAAACTGCGGTGTGAGCTGTCTGTGCTCACGCGGAAGTACTGGGATCGGCATGGCGATTTCTTTTCCAATGAGGGGAAACGTCCCAGCTTTTATTTCCGCGGTTCTTCCGGGCTGTTCGCCTGGATGGTGAATGGTTATATCGATCGGGTGGCGAAGATCCGGGAGGATATCAACTCCCTGCTGGCCGCTCAGGATATTGATGAGCAGACTTCGATTTACCAGGCCCGGAATCTGAATGAGCAATTATGGACACGGATGATTAAATGGTGGATGCGACGGGATCTGACATTGTCGATGCTGGGCGTACCCCGGGCGCAACGGACACAGATCGATCAGGGGTATCCGGGGGGCATCGTGCAGTTTGTGATCGACCGGATTGAAACGGTCTTCACCAATCGATCCCTGCAGGACAATTATTTCTGGCGCGTCTATCTGACGGGCAGCTATGAACCCGACTGCTGTCCGGAATATCTCAAACCGGAAAATTTTGAGCGGCTCAAAGGTGGACTTGTCGATCGGATCAGCGTGAATACGAATACCGTCGAAGGCTTTCTCCAGCAGCATCCGGGTACGATCTCCCGCTATGTTCTGCTGGATCACATGGACTGGATGGCCGGGGCACAACCCCAACTGCTGCAGAGTGAGTGGCAGGCGATTGTGGATCGGGCGGCAGAACAGACGCGGATTATCTGGCGGAGTGCGGGTATGGAAGTCGATTTTATCGATCCACTGCAGGTGCAGCATCGGGGGCAGACTACGCGAGTCGGCGAATTGCTGAGCTATCAGAATCAGCTGGCAGACGAACTGCATCAGCGGGATCGTGTGAATACGTATGGCAGTTTCTATATCGCGGACCTGCAGGTCTGA
- a CDS encoding SGNH/GDSL hydrolase family protein, with translation MPTSCLKLLTAGLVLLTAVLSTLPATQAATPEYHAVKAELVKPRQGIGNTLQKLQQGKEVHVAYLGGSITAANGWRVKTTKWLQEAFPKAKIHEIHAAIGGTGSDLGAFRLKRDVLDHHPDLVFVEFAVNDGGRQPEAIWDSMDGIVRQIWKANPKTDICFVYTFRVNYEKDLREGQCPRAASAMELLADHYGIPSINVALKISELEQQGNLQFQSDQPLENGLIRFSKDGVHPLDKGHEIYTEIIAAAVRQMEKHAEPIDHTDQLTQPFVEDNWIDAKMIPLEPSMLTGNWKKLPADNVLQKRFGNRMGQIWEADAPGSRITFRFRGTQAALYDLLGPDGGQVLITVDGKPHNKPVPRFDSYCTYHRISTLRLAQNLDPNLDPKQVHTVTVEIHPEQPDRSPVAFRLKNPEAELKTAKYQGTRIRVGQIMLRGELVP, from the coding sequence ATGCCTACGTCCTGTTTGAAGCTGCTCACAGCTGGACTGGTTCTACTCACCGCTGTCCTCTCAACACTGCCGGCAACCCAGGCGGCAACCCCGGAATACCACGCCGTCAAAGCCGAACTGGTCAAGCCGCGCCAGGGTATCGGCAATACCCTCCAGAAACTGCAGCAGGGAAAAGAAGTCCACGTCGCCTACCTGGGCGGCTCCATCACTGCAGCCAATGGCTGGCGTGTCAAAACCACCAAATGGCTGCAGGAAGCATTTCCCAAAGCGAAAATTCATGAGATCCACGCCGCCATCGGCGGCACGGGCAGCGATCTGGGCGCGTTCCGCCTGAAACGCGATGTCCTCGATCATCATCCCGATCTCGTATTCGTGGAATTCGCCGTCAATGATGGAGGGCGTCAACCGGAAGCGATCTGGGACTCGATGGATGGCATCGTCCGACAGATCTGGAAGGCCAACCCGAAAACGGATATCTGCTTCGTCTACACCTTCCGCGTGAATTACGAAAAAGATCTCCGCGAAGGACAGTGCCCGCGGGCTGCGTCAGCCATGGAACTGCTGGCCGACCATTACGGCATCCCGTCCATCAACGTCGCCCTCAAAATTTCGGAACTCGAACAACAGGGGAATCTCCAGTTTCAGTCTGACCAACCGCTGGAGAACGGACTCATCCGCTTCTCCAAAGACGGCGTACACCCCCTCGACAAAGGCCATGAGATATACACCGAAATCATCGCCGCTGCCGTCCGGCAGATGGAAAAACACGCCGAGCCGATTGACCATACCGACCAGCTCACACAGCCCTTCGTCGAGGATAACTGGATCGATGCCAAAATGATTCCGCTGGAACCCTCTATGCTCACGGGCAACTGGAAAAAGCTCCCCGCGGACAATGTCCTGCAGAAACGCTTCGGCAACCGCATGGGGCAGATCTGGGAAGCAGATGCGCCGGGAAGTCGCATCACATTCCGCTTCCGCGGGACACAGGCGGCCCTCTACGATCTGCTGGGCCCCGATGGAGGGCAGGTCCTGATCACCGTCGATGGTAAACCACACAACAAACCAGTGCCCCGCTTTGACAGTTACTGCACCTATCATCGCATCTCGACACTCAGACTGGCTCAGAACCTGGATCCGAACCTGGATCCGAAACAGGTTCACACCGTGACGGTCGAAATTCACCCCGAACAGCCGGATCGCTCGCCGGTCGCTTTTCGACTCAAAAACCCGGAAGCGGAACTGAAAACAGCCAAGTACCAGGGAACCCGCATTCGCGTCGGACAGATCATGCTCCGTGGCGAACTGGTCCCCTGA
- a CDS encoding NUDIX hydrolase — translation MTNSEELFDVVDAEDRVLEQLPRSVVHARKLLHRAANVFVFNSRGELLLQYRAAIKDEYPLTYTSSASGHLSAGEDYAESAQREMQEEIGIETPLERLEKFPGTPHNAYEHTVLFRTFSDGPFTFDPGEIERANFFALEEIDQMLAENAEQFTPPFRQLYRWYRVRHRD, via the coding sequence ATGACCAATTCTGAAGAACTGTTTGATGTCGTTGATGCCGAAGACCGGGTGCTGGAACAACTGCCCCGCTCTGTCGTGCACGCTCGCAAACTGTTGCATCGCGCTGCCAATGTGTTTGTGTTCAATTCCCGGGGCGAGTTGCTGCTGCAGTATCGCGCCGCGATCAAAGACGAATATCCGCTGACCTATACCTCCTCGGCCTCCGGTCATCTGAGTGCAGGTGAGGACTATGCCGAATCGGCCCAGCGGGAGATGCAGGAAGAGATCGGCATCGAGACTCCACTGGAGAGGCTGGAAAAATTTCCCGGGACGCCGCACAACGCGTACGAACATACGGTGCTGTTTCGCACCTTCTCCGACGGCCCCTTCACGTTTGATCCCGGGGAGATCGAGCGAGCGAATTTCTTTGCGCTCGAGGAGATCGACCAGATGCTGGCAGAAAATGCGGAACAGTTCACGCCACCCTTTCGGCAGCTCTATCGCTGGTACCGCGTGCGTCATCGGGATTGA
- a CDS encoding 1-phosphofructokinase family hexose kinase translates to MIIAAGLSPAWQQILEVNSLQTGEVNRCQSAQWTSSGKVINVGIAVRHLGTPCETIFPAGGFARELIAAEMEQLGVSCRVLPQQTPTRVCTTILDRSTNQTTELVENAQPVTEAELAEFRSEYLRHLKSAQVVVLTGSLPAGTPSTFYRDLLIETHCPVILDARGPELEAALDEEPFLVKPNHEELERTLMTELPDTDSLIQGMQEINGRGATWVVISQGKDTLWATSREHVYRFTPATAEVVNPIACGDSLAAGIAVGVHRGKPVPEAIRWGMAAAADNLTQLLPARLCEKRMQAFFDQIEVEQIA, encoded by the coding sequence ATGATTATTGCAGCCGGTTTAAGCCCGGCCTGGCAGCAGATTCTCGAAGTGAACTCCCTGCAGACGGGCGAAGTCAACCGCTGCCAGTCTGCGCAGTGGACCTCTTCAGGGAAGGTCATCAATGTCGGCATCGCGGTGCGGCACCTGGGGACGCCCTGTGAAACGATCTTCCCGGCAGGGGGCTTCGCGCGGGAACTGATCGCTGCAGAGATGGAACAGCTCGGCGTCTCCTGCCGTGTACTTCCCCAACAGACGCCGACCCGGGTCTGCACGACGATTCTGGATCGCTCCACAAATCAGACCACCGAACTGGTCGAAAATGCCCAGCCGGTGACAGAGGCAGAACTGGCTGAATTTAGGTCGGAATACCTGCGTCACCTGAAGTCGGCCCAGGTGGTTGTGCTGACCGGCTCACTCCCCGCAGGCACGCCCTCCACCTTTTACCGCGACCTGCTCATTGAAACCCACTGCCCCGTGATCCTGGATGCCCGCGGACCGGAACTGGAAGCCGCCCTGGATGAAGAACCGTTTCTGGTGAAGCCCAATCACGAGGAACTGGAACGGACGCTGATGACCGAGCTGCCTGATACCGATTCCCTCATCCAGGGGATGCAGGAAATCAACGGGCGGGGCGCCACCTGGGTCGTCATCTCGCAGGGGAAAGACACCCTCTGGGCCACCTCCCGCGAACACGTTTATCGCTTCACCCCGGCGACCGCGGAGGTCGTCAATCCCATCGCCTGTGGCGACAGCCTGGCAGCGGGCATCGCGGTCGGCGTCCATCGGGGCAAACCCGTTCCGGAGGCGATCCGCTGGGGCATGGCAGCCGCGGCGGACAACCTGACGCAACTGCTGCCCGCGCGACTTTGTGAAAAACGCATGCAGGCCTTCTTTGATCAGATCGAAGTGGAGCAGATCGCTTGA
- a CDS encoding bifunctional aminoglycoside phosphotransferase/ATP-binding protein — protein sequence MLIESLQNPSLYEHEVEEFQVLETHISWVLLTGPYAYKLKKPVDLGFVNFTTLELRERYCHEEIRLNRRLAPDLYLKVIPITGIEEAPELDGTGEIIDYAVQMVQFSQESLLSKAIAEDRLTAEHIDQLAEEVAEFHARIAVAGSDQPYGTPEKVMAPVKENFRHLDELYAGDGDVVEMVEQIRAENERWHRSAEGILAERKSQGFIRECHGDMHLGNMILSERGVTIFDCLEFNADLRWTDVMSEVAFVVMDLSDRGRPDFAMRFLNRYLELTGDYAGVPLLRFYLSYRAMVRAKVAALRLSQHEFSPAETEQIREEFWSYLQLAKQYATKTEPTLILTHGVSGSGKSYGTGLLLEGMEAIRVRSDVERKRLQAEREIPDERLYTSEVTEQTYQRLVELAQTILQAGWTAIVDATTLQVWQRSLFRDLAEQLQVRFVLLCFEADQGVLEARIQKRLEAEQDPSDATLDVLQLQLTAREALTAEEQTVSVVLPAGQEWTTEMLVQLVTDVCQADD from the coding sequence ATGTTGATCGAATCGCTGCAGAATCCCTCGCTGTATGAGCATGAGGTAGAGGAGTTCCAGGTACTGGAGACCCATATTTCCTGGGTGCTGCTGACGGGACCTTACGCTTACAAACTCAAAAAGCCGGTCGATCTGGGGTTTGTCAATTTCACGACCCTGGAACTGCGGGAGCGGTACTGTCACGAGGAAATTCGCCTGAATCGTCGCCTGGCTCCCGATCTGTATCTCAAGGTGATTCCGATCACTGGAATCGAAGAAGCACCCGAACTGGATGGCACCGGGGAGATTATCGATTACGCGGTGCAGATGGTGCAATTCTCCCAGGAGAGCCTCTTGAGTAAAGCGATCGCGGAAGATCGACTGACGGCAGAGCACATCGATCAGCTGGCAGAGGAAGTGGCTGAGTTTCATGCCCGGATTGCTGTGGCTGGCAGCGATCAACCATACGGGACGCCGGAAAAGGTGATGGCACCCGTGAAAGAAAATTTCCGCCACCTGGATGAGCTGTATGCAGGTGACGGCGATGTTGTTGAGATGGTGGAACAGATTCGCGCCGAGAACGAGCGCTGGCATCGGTCGGCGGAAGGAATTCTGGCGGAACGCAAGTCGCAGGGCTTTATCCGGGAATGTCATGGCGATATGCATCTGGGAAACATGATCCTCAGCGAACGTGGCGTGACGATTTTTGACTGTCTGGAGTTTAACGCCGACCTGCGGTGGACCGATGTGATGAGCGAAGTGGCGTTCGTCGTGATGGATCTCTCTGACCGGGGGCGGCCCGACTTCGCGATGCGGTTCCTGAACCGTTACCTGGAATTGACGGGGGACTATGCCGGGGTTCCCCTGCTGCGGTTTTATCTCTCCTACCGGGCGATGGTCCGCGCCAAAGTGGCGGCCCTGCGGCTCAGTCAGCATGAGTTCTCCCCGGCCGAGACGGAGCAGATTCGGGAGGAGTTCTGGTCTTATCTGCAGCTGGCGAAGCAGTATGCTACGAAAACGGAGCCGACGCTGATTTTGACACACGGCGTGTCCGGCAGTGGGAAATCATATGGCACCGGTCTGCTGCTGGAAGGCATGGAAGCGATCCGTGTGCGATCAGACGTGGAACGGAAGCGGTTGCAGGCAGAGCGGGAGATTCCTGATGAGCGGCTCTATACTTCTGAAGTGACCGAGCAGACCTATCAGCGGCTGGTGGAGCTGGCGCAAACGATTCTGCAGGCAGGCTGGACTGCGATTGTGGATGCGACCACGCTTCAGGTCTGGCAGCGGTCATTGTTTCGGGATCTGGCTGAACAGCTGCAGGTGCGTTTCGTGCTGCTCTGTTTCGAGGCAGATCAGGGCGTGCTGGAAGCGCGGATCCAGAAACGACTGGAAGCGGAGCAGGATCCCTCTGACGCGACACTGGATGTATTACAGCTGCAACTGACGGCGCGGGAGGCACTGACGGCGGAGGAGCAGACCGTTTCAGTCGTCCTCCCTGCAGGACAGGAATGGACGACTGAAATGCTGGTGCAGCTGGTGACTGACGTTTGTCAGGCTGACGATTGA
- a CDS encoding SpoIIAA family protein: protein MALEIIHHETENYVEIKMSGKLVKEDYHNFTPTIETLIEQHGPLHMLVVLEDFHGWTMEAVWEDIKFDVKHFKDIGKLAMVGDKKWEEGMTMFCKPFTSAKVKYFDLHELDAARTWIAESE from the coding sequence ATGGCCCTTGAGATCATACACCACGAGACCGAGAACTATGTGGAAATCAAAATGTCCGGGAAACTGGTCAAGGAAGATTACCACAACTTCACCCCCACCATTGAAACCCTGATTGAGCAGCATGGCCCGCTGCACATGCTGGTCGTCCTCGAAGATTTTCATGGCTGGACCATGGAAGCCGTCTGGGAAGATATCAAATTCGACGTCAAGCACTTCAAAGACATCGGCAAACTGGCCATGGTCGGCGACAAGAAATGGGAAGAGGGAATGACGATGTTCTGCAAACCGTTCACCTCAGCCAAGGTCAAGTACTTCGACCTGCACGAACTCGACGCCGCCCGAACCTGGATTGCCGAATCAGAGTAG
- a CDS encoding class I SAM-dependent methyltransferase: protein MSYLSTRWNDVRTLWHLLASRIEGQTHAERLDSFYSGQAAGYDQFRRKLLHGRCELFESLPAPENGVWVDLGAGTGENAELWGPRLQEFRQVYLVDLCQPLLDVCQQRILERGWQQVSAVCADATRFSPPEAEVDLVTFSYSLTMIPDWFQAVNRAWELLRPGGTLGIVDFYVSRKYPAEALRRHSWFQRHFWPTWFAGDNVFLNPDHLPYLLDRFEVVSLKECQGSLPFVPVLKVPYYSLIARKPA from the coding sequence ATGAGCTATCTGAGTACGCGCTGGAATGATGTCCGGACGCTATGGCATCTGCTGGCCTCCCGGATCGAGGGGCAGACCCACGCGGAGCGGCTGGATTCATTCTACTCCGGTCAGGCGGCAGGTTACGATCAGTTCCGCCGAAAACTGCTGCATGGTCGCTGTGAACTGTTTGAAAGTCTGCCTGCTCCCGAGAACGGCGTCTGGGTCGATCTGGGAGCCGGGACCGGCGAGAACGCGGAACTCTGGGGGCCGCGACTGCAGGAGTTTCGCCAGGTGTATCTGGTCGATCTGTGTCAGCCGCTGCTGGATGTCTGTCAGCAGCGGATTTTGGAGCGCGGCTGGCAACAGGTGTCTGCGGTCTGCGCCGATGCGACCCGGTTTTCGCCGCCGGAAGCGGAGGTGGACCTGGTGACGTTTTCGTATTCCCTGACGATGATCCCTGACTGGTTTCAGGCGGTGAATCGGGCGTGGGAGCTGCTGCGACCGGGAGGGACGCTGGGGATCGTCGATTTTTATGTGTCGCGAAAATACCCTGCGGAAGCATTGCGGCGGCACAGCTGGTTTCAACGCCACTTCTGGCCGACCTGGTTCGCGGGCGACAATGTATTTCTCAACCCGGATCATCTGCCTTACCTGCTCGATCGGTTTGAAGTGGTGTCGCTCAAGGAATGCCAGGGAAGTCTGCCGTTTGTGCCTGTGTTGAAGGTCCCCTATTACAGTCTGATCGCACGCAAGCCGGCCTGA
- a CDS encoding ABC transporter ATP-binding protein, producing the protein MSGKTDGDQECLLEARSIGRQTSAGEWLIHQLSLQVFPGDRIAIVGPTGSGKSLFLRSLAMLDEIQEGEILFHNQHVNEKETPAYRSQVVYLQQRPVLVEGTVETNLKFALQFQINQEKAANVASILELLSSFEKPEGFLNRQSSALSGGEGQIVALLRALILAPQILLMDEPTSGLDPQTTRQFEQIIHKWLETSNKTPAFVWITHDHSQAERVASQIMTFPAGTLEAVLTSE; encoded by the coding sequence TTGAGCGGTAAAACAGACGGAGATCAGGAATGCCTGCTGGAAGCCCGGTCGATCGGGCGGCAGACCAGTGCCGGGGAGTGGCTGATCCACCAGTTGTCCCTCCAGGTCTTTCCGGGTGACCGGATCGCGATTGTCGGGCCAACCGGTTCGGGCAAATCGCTGTTCCTGAGGTCCCTGGCGATGCTGGATGAGATCCAGGAGGGGGAGATCCTGTTCCACAATCAACACGTCAACGAGAAGGAGACGCCCGCCTATCGCAGTCAGGTCGTCTATCTGCAGCAGAGGCCCGTCCTGGTCGAAGGAACGGTCGAAACGAATCTGAAATTTGCCCTGCAGTTTCAGATCAACCAGGAGAAAGCCGCCAATGTCGCCTCGATCCTGGAACTGCTCAGCTCCTTCGAAAAGCCGGAAGGCTTTCTCAATCGCCAGTCCAGCGCGCTCTCGGGCGGAGAAGGGCAGATCGTCGCCTTGCTCCGGGCGCTGATCCTCGCGCCGCAGATCCTGTTGATGGATGAACCGACCTCAGGCCTCGACCCGCAGACAACGCGTCAGTTCGAACAGATCATCCATAAGTGGCTCGAGACCTCTAACAAGACACCCGCTTTTGTCTGGATTACCCACGATCACAGTCAGGCGGAACGCGTCGCCAGCCAGATCATGACCTTTCCCGCAGGGACACTGGAAGCGGTTCTGACCAGCGAGTGA
- a CDS encoding UDP-2,3-diacylglucosamine diphosphatase: MIVSEERESTTAGREIRTIFVSDVHLGCMHSRAEEFLAFLKAHNPESLYLVGDLIDGWKLRKKWRWPESYNAILDRVEELSAAGTEVFYTPGNHDNFLRDFGKRFGFVTLSDEFVHVTADGRRFLIIHGDQFDKFETGAQWLSVLGSFAYDVLLSANTLFNRLFRRKGEAKFALSSAIKSRVKQLMRFISDFEEKLASHARKRLCEGIICGHIHAPNILDIDGVNYCNTGDWVEHCTALIEYSDGAMEIVYYDQNIAPVKKPIVKTRAADQNVIPQVEAEMSGLLSRFWKRCHSLGLIRR, from the coding sequence ATGATCGTGTCCGAGGAGCGGGAATCCACAACGGCTGGGCGGGAGATTCGAACGATTTTTGTCAGTGATGTGCATCTGGGATGCATGCACTCGCGGGCAGAGGAATTTCTGGCATTTCTCAAGGCACACAATCCCGAGTCCCTGTATCTGGTGGGGGATTTGATCGACGGCTGGAAGCTTCGCAAGAAATGGCGCTGGCCGGAAAGCTACAATGCGATTCTCGATCGCGTGGAAGAGCTGAGTGCGGCCGGAACCGAAGTTTTCTATACGCCCGGAAATCATGATAATTTCCTGCGTGATTTCGGCAAGCGGTTCGGCTTTGTGACGCTCTCTGATGAGTTCGTGCATGTCACTGCCGACGGGCGACGCTTCCTGATTATTCACGGTGATCAGTTCGATAAGTTCGAGACGGGGGCCCAGTGGCTTTCCGTGCTGGGCTCGTTTGCCTATGACGTGCTGCTGTCGGCCAACACTCTGTTTAATCGACTGTTTCGACGCAAGGGGGAGGCTAAGTTCGCGCTCTCGTCAGCGATCAAATCGCGGGTCAAACAGCTGATGCGGTTCATCAGCGACTTCGAAGAAAAACTGGCCAGCCATGCCCGCAAGCGATTGTGTGAAGGCATTATCTGCGGGCACATTCATGCCCCGAATATTCTCGATATTGACGGGGTTAACTACTGCAACACCGGGGACTGGGTAGAGCACTGCACGGCCCTGATTGAATACAGTGACGGTGCGATGGAGATTGTCTACTACGACCAGAATATCGCACCGGTCAAAAAGCCAATTGTGAAAACCAGGGCCGCGGATCAGAATGTGATTCCGCAGGTCGAGGCCGAAATGTCAGGCCTGCTAAGCCGGTTCTGGAAACGTTGTCATTCACTCGGACTGATCAGACGCTGA
- a CDS encoding glutathione peroxidase, producing MRSLTTMTLLASLLALTCSTVFAGQDDKKSTSPVLDRTMKSLDGKDVDLSKYKGKVLLIVNTASKCGATPQYKDLQALHEKYKDKGLVVLGFPCNQFGAQEPGTSLQISEFCTKNYGVTFDMFNKIEVNGKNADPLYKYLTSQKTKPKSAGPIGWNFEKFLISRDGDVAARFPTRTNPQSKEVVGAIETELKKK from the coding sequence ATGAGAAGCCTCACGACCATGACCCTGCTGGCCAGCCTGCTGGCACTGACCTGTTCCACTGTTTTCGCTGGTCAGGACGATAAGAAATCCACTTCGCCCGTGCTGGATCGCACCATGAAATCTCTGGACGGCAAAGACGTTGATCTGAGCAAGTACAAGGGCAAAGTGCTGCTGATCGTCAACACCGCCAGCAAGTGCGGTGCAACTCCTCAGTACAAAGACCTGCAGGCCCTGCATGAAAAATACAAGGACAAAGGACTGGTCGTTCTGGGTTTCCCCTGCAATCAGTTCGGCGCACAGGAGCCGGGAACCTCGCTGCAGATTTCTGAATTCTGCACCAAGAACTACGGCGTCACCTTCGACATGTTCAACAAGATCGAAGTCAATGGCAAGAACGCTGACCCGCTCTACAAGTATCTGACTTCCCAGAAAACCAAACCGAAATCTGCCGGCCCCATCGGCTGGAATTTCGAAAAATTCCTGATCAGCCGCGATGGAGACGTCGCAGCCCGCTTCCCGACCCGCACCAATCCGCAGTCCAAAGAAGTGGTCGGTGCCATCGAAACAGAATTAAAGAAAAAATAA